From Penaeus vannamei isolate JL-2024 chromosome 37, ASM4276789v1, whole genome shotgun sequence, one genomic window encodes:
- the Nprl2 gene encoding GATOR1 complex protein NPRL2 yields the protein MMEEYGKEGPILSIFLSEFHNIAGPKIVYQYPENYVTKEVFDAVSVYIIPKPQIQKRIITVNVLGHKITGFPNEIKNPRYVRNALIFNLCFVCDSKSRTVHYEPAVKKLSEYLENLELENGFLSNDDSREQIPRMLRHILEELNARGECTVTVNLSDQKLVAAEHSERKVGDKGERRMSLLSDRRHPIGDGKIGSQEGHERRMSMLPDLQQEEISQRVLRKPSDSESKARRKSFDGKNKQGLSTSVLHLKVVRIWPDPPHVLDHHVPILISERVLSQGEHWDLTTQQVLPYIDGYAHVAKIAAAADVESNLVKACVENLLYYDQVRLLPIFQYSNIYTVTSNIGKLYDNHELQEECQRAVGKNSTSLPQLSHIMMLYCSMTYGVSVRDLCIRFNPQALNVDERRLIQFGLLHNLIRRLHQYPVFLSPDGGGGGGAGGAGGAPPPQGTPSRLSAIHRLCNGSHSYDEICCRLGLTHKELHDKVERDPNIHVLWK from the exons ATGATGGAGGAGTATGGCAAGGAGGGCCCCATCCTTAGCATCTTCCTTTCGGAATTCCACAACATTGCAGGCCCTAAAATAGTGTATCAGTACCCTGAGAACTATGTCACAAAGGAGGTGTTTGATGCAGTTTCTGTCTACATCATCCCAAAGCCACAGATCCAGAAGAGGATCATCACAGTCAATGTCCTCGGCCACAAGATAACAGGCTTCCCCAATGAGATCAAGAACCCCAGGTACGTGCGCAATGCCCTCATCTTCAACCTGTGCTTCGTGTGTGACTCCAAGTCCCGTACAGTGCACTATGAGCCTGCTGTCAAAAAGCTCTCTGAATACCTGGAGAATCTGGAGCTGGAGAATGGCTTCCTCTCTAACGATGACAGTCGAGAGCAGATACCCAGGATGCTGCGTCACATCCTGGAGGAGCTCAATGCACGGGGAGAGTGCACCGTGACAGTGAACCTCAGTGATCAGAAGCTGGTGGCAGCAGAGCACTCAGAGCGCAAGGTAGGTGACAAGGGAGAGCGCAGGATGAGTCTTCTGAGTGACAGGAGGCACCCTATTGGTGATGGGAAAATTGGGAGCCAGGAAGGCCATGAAAGGAGGATGAGCATGCTGCCCGACCTCCAGCAAGAGGAGATCTCTCAGAGGGTGCTACGGAAACCTTCAGACTCTGAATCGAAAGCCCGTCGCAAATCCTTTGATGGGAAGAACAAGCAAGGCCTCAGCACATCTGTTCTTCATCTGAAG GTGGTTCGCATATGGCCTGACCCACCACACGTGCTCGACCACCATGTCCCCATTCTGATTTCAGAGAGGGTGCTCAGCCAAGGGGAGCACTGGGATTTAACCACACAGCAAGTGCTGCCCTACATTGATGGCTATGCACATGTAGCCAAGATTGCAGCAGCAGCTGATGTCGAAAGCAACCTGGTCAAG GCATGCGTGGAGAACCTGCTCTACTATGACCAGGTGCGTCTCCTGCCCATCTTCCAGTACTCAAACATATACACAGTGACTTCAAACATCGGCAAGCTCTATGACAACCATGAACTGCAGGAGGAATGCCAGCGTGCCGTTGGGAAGAATTCAACCTCGTTGCCACAGCTCTCACACATCATGATGCTCTACTGCAG CATGACCTACGGGGTGAGCGTGCGGGACCTGTGCATCCGCTTTAATCCACAGGCACTCAATGTGGATGAGCGGAGACTTATCCAGTTCGGCCTCCTGCACAACCTCATCCGGCGGCTGCATCAGTATCCAGTCTTTCTCAGTcctgatgggggaggaggaggaggagcaggaggagcaggaggagccccCCCACCCCAGGGCACCCCCAGCAGGCTGAGTGCTATACACCGGTTGTGCAACGGTTCCCACTCCTATGATGAGATCTGCTGCCGGCTTGGATTGACACACAAGGAACTGCATGACAAGGTGGAGAGGGACCCCAACATCCATGTGCTGTGGAAGTGA